A single Pieris rapae chromosome 2, ilPieRapa1.1, whole genome shotgun sequence DNA region contains:
- the LOC110991637 gene encoding uncharacterized protein LOC110991637 isoform X2 has product MIKNKDIDENIACHLNQILKTVIQQDENEEIANELTSEILSKLNISINKLPPKSLKILQDCVKYRDLTLDPMSISLLETKVISEKFQDEYEILKLNQMNARLQMKIDRNNKYIEGLKKELLSSRQSLMQQNPNPENIHESIRQVKQKLAVYEQSCEKAKTNFASLKVDEVILPKSLMSLVTSLAALREEAANLKRDADDVLFMKEAVSNMKMIRG; this is encoded by the exons atgataaaaaataaggatATTGACGAAAATATTGCCTGCCATTTAAACCAAATTCTTAAAACTGTTATACAACAGGACGAAAATGAAGAAATTGCTAATG AACTCACTTCTGAGATTTTgtctaaactaaatattagcATCAACAAACTGCCCCCAAAATCTCTGAAGATCCTCCAGGACTGTGTAAAATACAGAGATTTAACTTTAGACCCAATGTCAATTTCCTTATTGGAAACAAAGGTAATTTCTGAAAAATTTCAAGatgaatatgaaattttaaagttgaatCAAATGAATGCAAGGctacaaatgaaaatagacAGAAATAACAAGTATATTGAAGGTTTAAAGAAAGAATTACTATCTTCAAGGCAGTCACTGATGCAACAAAACCCAAACCCTGAGAATATCCATGAGAGTATTCGACAGGTGAAGCAGAAATTAGCGGTATATGAACAAAGCTGTGAAAAGGCTAAG ACAAACTTCGCAAGTCTAAAAGTTGATGAAGTCATCTTGCCGAAATCCTTGATGTCATTGGTGACGTCACTGGCCGCTTTACGTGAAGAGGCAGCTAACCTAAAACGCGACGCTGATGATGTGCTCTTTATGAAAGAAGCAGTTTCCAATATGAAAATGATTCGCggataa
- the LOC110991637 gene encoding uncharacterized protein LOC110991637 isoform X1, which yields MIKNKDIDENIACHLNQILKTVIQQDENEEIANAELTSEILSKLNISINKLPPKSLKILQDCVKYRDLTLDPMSISLLETKVISEKFQDEYEILKLNQMNARLQMKIDRNNKYIEGLKKELLSSRQSLMQQNPNPENIHESIRQVKQKLAVYEQSCEKAKTNFASLKVDEVILPKSLMSLVTSLAALREEAANLKRDADDVLFMKEAVSNMKMIRG from the exons atgataaaaaataaggatATTGACGAAAATATTGCCTGCCATTTAAACCAAATTCTTAAAACTGTTATACAACAGGACGAAAATGAAGAAATTGCTAATG CAGAACTCACTTCTGAGATTTTgtctaaactaaatattagcATCAACAAACTGCCCCCAAAATCTCTGAAGATCCTCCAGGACTGTGTAAAATACAGAGATTTAACTTTAGACCCAATGTCAATTTCCTTATTGGAAACAAAGGTAATTTCTGAAAAATTTCAAGatgaatatgaaattttaaagttgaatCAAATGAATGCAAGGctacaaatgaaaatagacAGAAATAACAAGTATATTGAAGGTTTAAAGAAAGAATTACTATCTTCAAGGCAGTCACTGATGCAACAAAACCCAAACCCTGAGAATATCCATGAGAGTATTCGACAGGTGAAGCAGAAATTAGCGGTATATGAACAAAGCTGTGAAAAGGCTAAG ACAAACTTCGCAAGTCTAAAAGTTGATGAAGTCATCTTGCCGAAATCCTTGATGTCATTGGTGACGTCACTGGCCGCTTTACGTGAAGAGGCAGCTAACCTAAAACGCGACGCTGATGATGTGCTCTTTATGAAAGAAGCAGTTTCCAATATGAAAATGATTCGCggataa
- the LOC110991570 gene encoding glutamyl-tRNA(Gln) amidotransferase subunit A, mitochondrial has translation MNKLSSYSIRDIHKAYRDKSLNPRCLIDQCLDRAKKSKELNAFITLTPQVAQEQSLKCQERLQSSNKLNMLQGISVSLKDNFCTKGIPTTCASNMLKNFIPTYNATIYSKLMMAGACLVGKTNLDEFAMGSGTVDSIYGPTRNPWCYNDNWRIPGGSSGGSAAAVSSGSCVVAIGSDTGGSTRNPAALCGIVGLKPTYGLVSRYGLIPLVNSMDVPGILAKNVDDTAITLNCIAGPDDLDSTTIKSAFKPVSIKDDFDMSNLNIGIPKEYHCNDMSIEVIECWQFVTDLLEKLCKISCVSLPHTSVSLAVYSILNQCEIASNMSRYDGLEYGLRTKTNYSTEELYATTRSQGFNNVVRSRIFAGNYFLLRQNYEKYFLKAQKLRRLISDDFKNVFNGDNKVDLLLTPTTLSEAPLYTDFTVKNNRDQCALQDYCTQPANMAGIPAISIPIKLSNNKLPLSLQLMGPALSENLLLNVAKKIQTLVNFPVLDFSQILNKH, from the coding sequence ATGAATAAGCTATCTTCCTATAGTATAAGAGATATACATAAAGCGTATCGTGACAAGTCTTTGAATCCTCGGTGTTTAATTGATCAATGTTTAGATAGAGCTAAGAAATCGAAGgaattaaatgcatttataactttaacaCCTCAAGTAGCTCAAGAGCAAAGTTTAAAATGCCAAGAACGACTCCAATcaagcaataaattaaatatgttacaagGAATTTCCGTTTCTTTAAAGGataatttttgtacaaaaGGTATTCCTACAACTTGTGCTTCAAATAtgcttaaaaactttataccaACATATAATGCTACTATTTATTCTAAACTAATGATGGCGGGAGCATGTCTTGttggaaaaacaaatttgGATGAATTTGCAATGGGCTCTGGGACTGTTGATTCTATTTATGGGCCAACACGTAATCCCTGGTGCTATAATGACAATTGGAGAATCCCAGGAGGCAGTTCAGGGGGAAGTGCTGCAGCTGTCAGTTCTGGTTCTTGTGTTGTGGCTATTGGATCAGACACAGGAGGATCTACAAGAAACCCTGCTGCACTATGTGGAATAGTTGGCTTAAAACCTACTTATGGTCTTGTGTCCAGATATGGACTAATTCCGTTAGTTAACTCTATGGATGTACCTGGAATCTTGGCTAAAAATGTTGATGATACcgctattacattaaattgtaTAGCAGGGCCAGATGATTTGGACTCAACAACTATAAAGTCTGCATTTAAACCTGTATCAATAAAAGATGACTTTGATAtgtctaatttaaatataggtatACCAAAAGAATACCATTGTAATGATATGAGCATTGAAGTCATAGAGTGTTGGCAGTTTGTTACAGATTTGTTggaaaaattgtgtaaaatttcATGTGTGTCTTTGCCACACACATCTGTTTCATTAGCTGTATACTCTATACTTAATCAGTGTGAAATTGCAAGCAATATGTCTCGTTATGATGGTTTGGAATATGGATTAAGaaccaaaacaaattattctaCAGAAGAGTTGTATGCTACAACAAGATCACAAGGTTTTAACAATGTGGTTAGGTCAAGAATATTTGCaggaaattactttttattgagacagaattatgaaaaatacttCCTAAAGGCTCAAAAATTACGCAGACTGATTTCAGAtgactttaaaaatgtttttaatggtGACAATAAAGTAGACTTGTTGTTGACACCAACTACATTGTCTGAAGCTCCTTTGTATACTGATTTTACTGTTAAAAACAACAGGGATCAGTGTGCTCTTCAAGACTATTGCACTCAACCAGCAAATATGGCGGGAATACCAGCTATTTCTATTCCTATTAAACTGTCTAACAATAAATTGCCTCTCTCCTTACAATTAATGGGACCTGCTTTGtcagaaaatttattgctaaatgtagcaaaaaaaatacagacttTAGTAAATTTTCCTGTACTAGATTttagtcaaattttaaataaacactga
- the LOC111001503 gene encoding biorientation of chromosomes in cell division protein 1-like 1: protein MAHLQYIPGDPRLVDQLVYELKSKGIFDQFRKDCIADVDTRPAYQNLRQRVENSVSSFLARQVWKPDLNKNQLREKLRKHILDGNYLEQGVERIVDQVVNPKLATVFVPKVEDLVYDYLGITRKKNAVETSNGIADLLPTDLEAVSPGSVKSNEDKDEAMEMDGISEAVYEQKEEVKLAEVLVSEKMEEAETSGVSELTIHDSSGSDDKNIPLPAEEIRPEDIPPPEHSPPKIEKVEIDKIELPKEPDVATDIPLPDEIPKQENGTFFKTVNSDDDDSSSDSSLRRNMSPLTPIRSYNNENSCDAQQAFENQLIEGKKEEIKEPSTFRFALDTKSTENSLDAPKMDHKNETDLSNQLNQVNINNFVTPAYEDSSNSNNLQIDYESDANSKVNTEIKEEADQNSEESKKEKKSSHKSSHRPREHKHSARDKKSESKPSSSRDTSRHDKKSKDDGKHKPSEKDRSKDRGDKKDTKDSSRHRSSHKSSHKDSKSHRSSSSSHRQSNRSDDKKSSSANQKDKEKSSEKSSSKDKHSKDSKSSSHHADRDRKSSSSSKSRSSDKDKDKKSKKDTDDHYSLSGRGNPNRRSTDRDSNDGSSSSKGSHQPSSSKSSECKKDTKESTSKSDSKSDNTSGSGSTTPSDKEAPHDMGKKAEVLQTKPIVRLETHLETPVASPPRLPFVPDITLKKPKIAANFEEAKKIMKMRKFLEEEQRRMNQEAALLLEFQANVRPSLSQVYSSIPGPELEFACNTNTANQYIIQNTDPRQRQRTYVETKTYTNAELYEELNAGNDTEIGDEEQETISQKIEKSSDSKETNITLSGDVTISEIKGQSNVKKVANDDVHEMQLHDKENRANKNKSRKRCKSEENLEISKKEIEKDELRFFTEHEKCNSELEKTKYAEFLKSYIKKTNLCNKLYLINCDTYEENVLKDVASTFGDFDIVSYHRNGQLKMPKTKAIVKNLNLTAEVSLPIDSESQSSDSDIKCQVFSPEKSDCSFELSNDYDAKLQEMVNKTSRKEIMQIILGDIIDGSPSKMPKIDYITESNIDNAIDYNMKRKINDNETSENNNRPVLTPYKIRKMSTSELITSTTQDTEEPNTDNLASVRSKYLGRAKRVGLPRPKRTELPNSPSSDKSVENYEQNTPTKTSNGKVKAPRHMVQRYETSDLYKPKLHFLSRRNVS, encoded by the exons ATGGCTCATTTACAGTACATACCTGGAGATCCTCGTTTAGTTGATCAATTGGTTTACGAGCTGAAATCAAAAGGAATTTTCGATCAG tttagaAAAGACTGTATAGCAGATGTAGATACAAGGCCAGCATATCAGAATCTTCGCCAGCGTGTAGAGAACTCTGTATCATCATTCCTTGCCCGACAAGTTTGGAAACCTGATCTCAACAAGAATCAACTAAGAGAAAAATTGAGAAAACATATTCTAGA TGGCAATTACCTGGAGCAAGGGGTTGAAAGAATAGTAGATCAAGTTGTAAACCCAAAGTTAGCTACAGTATTTGTTCCAAAAGTAGAAGACCTTGTCTATGACTATCTGGGTATCACAAGAAAGAAGAATGCAGTTGAAACATCAAATGGAATTGCAGATTTGCTTCCAACAGACTTAGAAGCAGTAAGTCCAGGTTCAGTTAAAAGTAATGAAGATAAAGATGAGGCAATGGAGATGGATGGCATATCTGAGGCAGTATATGAACAAAAAGAAGAAGTAAAGTTAGCTGAAGTACTAGTATCAGAGAAAATGGAAGAAGCGGAAACTTCTGGTGTTAGTGAACTAACAATACATGACTCAAGTGGTAGTGACGATAAAAACATTCCACTCCCGGCAGAAGAGATAAGACCTGAAGATATACCACCTCCTGAACACAGCCCTCCAAAAATTGAAAAGGTTGAGATAGACAAAATAGAACTACCAAAAGAACCAGATGTCGCTACAGATATTCCATTACCAGATGAAATACCAAAACAAGAAAATGGTACATTCTTTAAAACTGTTAATAGTGATGACGACGACTCTAGCTCGGATTCATCATTACGTAGAAATATGTCACCTTTGACTCCTATCAGAAGTTACAATAATGAAAACTCTTGCGACGCTCAACAGGCATTTGAAAACCAACTGATAGAAGGTAAAAAGGAAGAAATTAAAGAGCCAAGTACTTTTAGATTTGCATTAGACACTAAATCTACTGAAAATAGTTTGGATGCACCTAAAATGGATCATAAAAATGAAACTGATTTATCCAACCAGTTAAAtcaagttaatataaataattttgtaacacCTGCATATGAAGACAGTTCTAATagcaataatttacaaattgatTATGAAAGTGATGCCAACAGTAAAGTAAATACAGAAATTAAAGAAGAAGCTGATCAAAATTCTGAAGAgagtaaaaaagaaaaaaaaagcagTCATAAAAGTTCACATAGGCCTAGAGAACACAAACATTCTGCAAGAGACAAAAAGTCTGAGTCAAAACCTTCGAGCAGTAGAGATACCAGTCGCCatgataaaaaatctaaagatGATGGTAAACATAAACCAAGCGAAAAAGACAGGTCAAAGGATAGAGGTGATAAAAAAGACACTAAAGATTCATCTAGACACAGAAGTTCTCACAAATCAAGCCATAAAGACTCAAAATCTCATCGAAGCTCAAGCTCCAGCCATAGACAGTCAAACCGATCAGATGATAAAAAGTCTTCATCGGCAAATCAAAAAGACAAAGAAAAGAGTTCCGAAAAATCTTCTTCTAAAGATAAGCATTCTAAGGATTCAAAATCCAGCTCTCACCATGCCGATAGAGACAGAAAAAGCAGTAGTAGCAGTAAAAGTAGATCTAGTGATaaagataaagataaaaagtCTAAAAAAGATACAGATGATCACTATAGCCTATCTGGTAGAGGGAATCCAAATAGACGTTCAACTGATAGAGATTCCAATGATGGCAGTTCTTCATCAAAAGGTTCTCATCAGCCTTCTAGTTCCAAATCATCAGAATGCAAAAAAGATACAAAGGAAAGCACTTCAAAATCTGATAGTAAATCTGATAACACATCTGGGAGTGGTTCAACCACTCCAAGTGATAAAGAAGCTCCACATGATATGGGTAAGAAAGCTGAAGTATTACAAACCAAACCTATTGTCAGATTAGAAACCCATTTAGAAACCCCAGTAGCTTCTCCACCAAGATTGCCTTTTGTACCtgatattactttaaaaaagccGAAAATAGCAGCTAATTTTGAAGAAGCaaagaaaattatgaaaatgcgCAAATTTTTAGAAGAAGAGCAAAGACGTATGAATCAAGAAGCAGCTCTGCTTTTGGAGTTTCAAGCGAATGTCAGACCAAGCCTAAGTCAAGTATACTCTAGTATACCTGGACCAGAATTAGAGTTTGCATGTAATACTAACACAgcaaatcaatatattatacaaaatactgatCCACGCCAAAGACAACGGACTTATGTTGAGACAAAAACCTACACAAATGCAGAATTATATGAAGAGTTAAATGCAGGTAATGACACTGAAATTGGTGATGAAGAACAAGAAACAATAAGCCAAAAGATTGAAAAATCTTCTGAttcaaaagaaacaaatataacCCTTTCTGGTGACGTCACTATTTCAGAAATTAAAGGACAATCAAATGTTAAGAAAGTCGCCAACGATGATGTACATGAAATGCAACTCCATGACAAAGAAAATAGagcaaacaaaaacaaatctaGGAAACGATGCAAATCTGAagaaaatttagaaataagtaaaaaagaaatagaaaaagatGAATTGCGTTTCTTTACTGAACATGAGAAATGTAACTCGGAactagaaaaaacaaaatatgctGAGTTTCTTAAAtcatatattaagaaaacaaatttatgcAATAAGCTTTATCTAATTAATTGTGATACATAtgaagaaaatgtacttaaagaTGTTGCTAGTACTTTTGGTGACTTTGACATTGTCAGTTATCATAGAAATGGCCAATTAAAAATGCCTAAAACAAAGGCAATCGTAAAAAACTTGAATCTGACTGCTGAAGTATCATTACCAATTGATTCCGAGTCTCAGTCTAGTGACTCAGATATAAAATGCCAAGTATTTAGTCCTGAGAAATCAGATTGTTCATTTGAATTAAGTAATGATTATGATGCTAAATTACAAGAAatggtaaataaaacttctagaAAAGAGATCATGCAAATTATCTTAGGCGATATAATTGATGGATCACCATCCAAAATGCCAAAAATCGATTATATTACCGAATCGAATATTGATAACGCTATCgattataatatgaaaaggaaaattaatgataatgaaacctcagaaaataataatcgGCCCGTTCTAACACcctataaaataagaaaaatgagCACTTCTGAACTTATTACTTCTACCACTCAag ATACAGAAGAACCAAATACTGATAATCTAGCCAGTGTCAGATCAAAATATTTAGGACGGGCGAAAAGAGTTGGCCTCCCACGACCAAAGAGGACAG aaCTACCAAACAGTCCTTCCAGTGACAAATCAGTAGAGAACTATGAACAGAACACTCCTACAAAAACTTCCAATGGGAAAGTAAAGGCTCCAAGACATATGGTGCAACGATATGAAACATCAGACCTCTATAAACCCAAGTTACATTTTCTGTCTAGGCGAAATGTCagttag
- the LOC111003618 gene encoding succinate dehydrogenase [ubiquinone] iron-sulfur subunit, mitochondrial-like, with protein MPLLRLTSGTFGQLRTFATSAALGKRVKTFAVYRWNPDEPDKKPYTQNFEVDLDDCAPMVLDALLKIKNEMDPTLTFRRSCREGVCGSCAMNIDGVNTLACISHIDQNLSKPTKVYPLPHMYVVKDLVPDLTNFYRQYQSIEPWLQRDNEAAKGKETQLLQDVEDRAKLDGLYECVLCACCSTSCPSYWWNGDKYLGPAVLMQAYRWIIDSRDDATSKRLSNLKDTYSVYRCHTIMNCTRTCPKGLNPGRAIAQIKTLLSGMVKKQSPIMDPAGLQKQSASN; from the coding sequence atgcCACTCTTAAGACTTACTTCAGGAACATTTGGACAACTGCGCACTTTCGCTACGTCAGCAGCTTTGGGAAAAAGAGTCAAAACATTTGCCGTTTATCGTTGGAATCCTGATGAGCCAGACAAAAAGCCATACACTCAGAATTTCGAGGTGGATTTAGATGATTGCGCGCCCATGGTTCTTGATGCATTACTAAAGATTAAGAATGAAATGGACCCAACCCTGACATTTAGAAGGTCGTGTCGTGAAGGGGTGTGTGGTTCTTGTGCAATGAATATTGATGGAGTCAACACTTTAGCATGCATCAGTCACATTGATCAAAATTTGTCAAAGCCTACTAAAGTGTACCCATTGCCCCATATGTACGTAGTTAAAGATTTGGTTCCAGATCTGACTAACTTTTACCGTCAGTACCAGTCCATAGAACCATGGTTGCAGCGTGATAATGAAGCAGCAAAGGGCAAGGAGACTCAGTTGCTCCAGGATGTTGAAGACAGGGCTAAACTTGATGGTCTATATGAATGTGTCCTATGCGCTTGTTGCTCTACAAGTTGCCCCTCATATTGGTGGAATGGTGACAAGTACTTGGGCCCTGCTGTTCTCATGCAGGCTTACCGATGGATTATTGACTCTAGGGATGATGCCACCTCAAAACGCCTTTCAAACTTAAAAGATACATATTCAGTATATCGATGCCACACAATCATGAATTGTACGAGAACATGCCCCAAAGGTTTAAACCCAGGACGAGCAATTGCTCAGATCAAAACACTCTTATCAGGAATGGTAAAGAAACAATCCCCAATAATGGACCCGGCTGGCCTTCAAAAACAATCTGCAAGCAATTAA
- the LOC110993944 gene encoding uncharacterized protein LOC110993944 — protein sequence MKSSEDSPKTPGGISKTLLTPCRRLGLSRKFNRKGPSPFISPLSRSQNSPEITKECKKRKICIISEESPCSPQSPEKTVLVPERIACISSPTHISDTPSRNIPPKKNTKVLLMMQNVDANNKDDITKNTEIVRKSPQNNNKTLSKLSRVDSKKNIKTVQQLETEISKVDSTQANELKVKEPNNLNKECIVLIQKKMLKSLKTHKQDDNNSDKNKMINTSVSQSLFDSDSDDLPLCDLNKKQGNDFVNTLLVKKKTNRNSIPNINEKKNGKPMIEKKTLQKSFDNDDDDFEFTKKTILVRKTYEKVVKPSRAKSTGSITQKDIDELKQRIETKKKLLIAKAMTEDTEELRNLIKKWQKGCQEALFQLFDLMKKKFPDSQNMDYSEILKTLNIPPELVGYDIENDCFTTPDDNSIILSSINI from the coding sequence ATGAAGTCGAGTGAAGATTCTCCTAAAACTCCCGGTGGAATTAGCAAAACCCTATTGACACCTTGTAGGCGCTTAGGTTTATCCAggaaatttaatagaaaaggaCCATCGCCCTTTATTTCGCCACTATCCAGAAGTCAGAATAGCCCGGAAATTACAAAAGAGTGTAAAAAGAGAAAGATATGTATCATCAGCGAGGAATCACCTTGTTCACCTCAATCCCCTGAAAAAACAGTATTAGTACCTGAAAGGATTGCATGTATTTCTTCACCCACTCACATTAGTGATACACCATCACGAAATATCCCTCctaagaaaaatacaaaagtactTTTAATGATGCAAAATGTAGATGCAAATAACAAAGAtgacataacaaaaaatacagaaattgtGCGTAAATCacctcaaaataataataaaaccctCTCTAAATTGTCTAGAGTggattcaaaaaaaaatataaaaactgttcAACAACTTGAAACTGAAATTTCTAAAGTAGATAGTACTCAAGCCAATGAACTTAAGGTTAAAGAACCTAACAACTTAAATAAGGAATGTATTGTTcttatacaaaagaaaatgttaaaatcgCTTAAAACACACAAACAAGATGACAATAATTCagacaaaaacaaaatgataaataCATCCGTTTCACAATCATTATTTGATTCAGATTCTGATGATTTGCCTCtttgtgatttaaataaaaagcaaggTAATGATTTTGTCAATACATTGTTGGTGAAAAAGAAGACTAACCGTAACTCTATTCCcaatataaacgaaaaaaaaaatggtaaaccaatgatagaaaaaaaaactttacaaaaatcatttgataatgatgatgatgactttgaatttactaaaaaaaccaTTTTAGTCAGAAAAACTTATGAGAAAGTGGTCAAACCCTCCAGAGCCAAGTCCACAGGATCAATAACTCAAAAAGACATTGatgaattaaaacaaagaattgagacaaaaaaaaaactcttaatTGCCAAAGCAATGACTGAGGATACTGAAGAACTtaggaatttaattaaaaagtggCAAAAAGGCTGTCAAGAGGCACTCTTTCAACTTTTTGATCTTATGAAAAAGAAGTTCCCAGATAGTCAGAATATGGATTATtccgaaatattaaaaactttaaatatacctCCGGAACTAGTTGGTTATGATATAGAAAACGACTGCTTTACTACTCCAGAtgataatagtattattttatccagtataaacatttaa
- the LOC111003394 gene encoding 28S ribosomal protein S18c, mitochondrial, with protein MALMKRLFLKIVYTPRALTYNVRHLSTEVAYDDSPVEMENPFTKEKRQCILCKFNITPDYKNYRLLSQFQSPYTGRIYGRHITGLCQTKQAAVEREITKAQNCAYMPYYYKDKTFLKDPKLFDPENPIRSHRF; from the exons ATGGCACTTATGAAacgtttatttctaaaaa ttgttTATACACCTCGAGCATTAACTTACAATGTTCGACATTTGTCTACAGAAGTAGCATATGATGATAGCCCTGTGGAAATGGAAAACCCATTCACTAAAGAAAAGCGTCAATGTatactttgtaaatttaatataacgcCAGACTACAAGAACTACAGGCTTCTGTCACAATTTCAAAGTCCATATACAGGAAGGATATATGGAAGACATATAACTGGACTTTGTCAAACAAAACAGGCAGCAGTAGAGAGAGAAATCACTAAAGCACAAAACTGTGCTTATATGCCTTACTATTATAAggacaaaacatttttgaaagaTCCTAAGCTGTTTGATCCTGAAAATCCAATCCGTTCACACAGATTTTAG